A genomic segment from Nitrospiria bacterium encodes:
- a CDS encoding tetratricopeptide repeat protein, producing the protein MKEWVPRLKAITSQDMGEMKLGNALFHQGNFLEAIDAFQAALKVNPDLAGAHFMLGEVYHKQKLFSEAIDHYQQTLRLKPEQPWVSFKLGATYRALGANAEAAEAFRAASNLRSQREGESPGRRDSPQGLGAVPDWTTDGGDPTLIELE; encoded by the coding sequence ATGAAAGAATGGGTGCCAAGACTAAAAGCGATCACCTCCCAGGACATGGGCGAAATGAAGCTTGGGAATGCCCTCTTCCATCAAGGTAATTTCCTGGAAGCGATCGACGCCTTTCAGGCGGCTTTGAAGGTCAATCCGGATTTGGCCGGGGCTCATTTTATGCTTGGCGAAGTTTATCACAAACAGAAACTTTTTTCCGAGGCCATCGACCACTATCAACAAACGCTGCGCCTGAAACCGGAGCAGCCCTGGGTGTCCTTCAAGCTGGGCGCGACCTATCGGGCCCTTGGGGCCAATGCGGAGGCTGCGGAGGCTTTTCGAGCTGCTTCGAATCTGAGAAGCCAGCGGGAAGGGGAATCTCCGGGACGCCGGGATAGCCCTCAAGGACTTGGTGCCGTCCCCGACTGGACGACCGACGGCGGGGACCCCACACTGATCGAATTAGAATGA